A stretch of Portunus trituberculatus isolate SZX2019 chromosome 48, ASM1759143v1, whole genome shotgun sequence DNA encodes these proteins:
- the LOC123498414 gene encoding uncharacterized protein K02A2.6-like, with protein sequence MYNFRVKYIKGKSNCAADALSRYPALASAPEDSDEADDEAVCAVMVAAAADASTDDVGHVVDLRHVEEEAVRDEEYRLLHECVANDGWGERKDAEPAALRPYFRMRRHLSCQGSIVLYTSDERFPRLVIPAALRRTVLANLHAGHQGRDSMLRRARQSVYWPGIDAEVEQNDASARLARSGTPVWEATSSRLITLFRRWFTRFGIPEELSCDGGTNLTSHESRRFFEDWRVTLRISSSHYAQSNGRAEAAVKSAKRLLRGNTTRGGSLDTDSIARAILQYLNTPLHGLDASPAQLLTGRQLRDAIPVESSRYFINEQWGRTLRDRERAMIDTSVNSSIRHDQHAHSLTPLRPGQRARIQNPSSGRWDRVGTVLELSAPRQYLLRLDGSGRASIRNRRHLRPLIGEPQLSDDLTTSHTPVRVTTPRPRRTQRAPRHLDDYVLNSPV encoded by the exons ATGTATAACTTCCGGGTCAAGTACATCAAGGGGAAAAGCAACTGCGCCGCGGACGCTCTCTCGCGCTACCCAGCATTAGCAAGCGCACCAGAGGACTCAGACGAGGCTGACGATGAAGCAGTGTGCGCTGTCATGGTCGCCGCGGCAGCAGACGCCTCTACGGACGATGTGGGTCATGTGGTAGACCTACgtcatgtggaggaggaggcagtcagAGATGAGGAATATCGGCTCCTCCATGAGTGCGTGGCCAATGATGGTTGGGGTGAGCGGAAGGACGCCGAGCCGGCCGCGCTACGCCCGTACTTCAGAATGCGGCGGCACTTGTCGTGTCAAGGCAGCATTGTTCTATATACCAGCGATGAGAGATTCCCCCGCCTCGTCATCCCAGCCGCCCTCAGACGCACCGTGCTCGCCAATCTCCACGCCGGTCATCAAGGCAGAGACTCAATGCTTCGCAGAGCCAGGCAGTCTGTATACTGGCCCGGCATCGACGCAGAAGTGGAGCAAAACGACGCCAGTGCCAG GCTGGCTAGAAGTGGAACACCTGTCTGGGAAGCCACCAGCTCCCGCCTCATCACGTTGTTCCGGCGGTGGTTCACACGCTTCGGCATCCCTGAAGAGCTCTCATGTGACGGGGGCACCAACCTCACTAGCCACGAGTCAAGAAGGTTCTTCGAGGACTGGCGCGTCACCCTACGAATCTCATCATCCCACTACGCCCAATCTAATGGGCGTGCAGAAGCAGCTGTGAAGTCGGCCAAGAGGCTGCTAAGAGGCAACACAACTCGCGGGGGCTCCTTAGACACCGACAGCATTGCCAGGGCGATCCTCCAGTACCTGAACACACCCCTGCACGGCCTCGACGCATCCCCAGCGCAGCTGCTGACAGGCAGACAGCTGCGAGACGCCATACCCGTGGAGAGCTCCCGCTACTTCATCAATGAGCAGTGGGGCAGAACACTGCGCGATCGGGAACGTGCCATGATCGACACGTCAGTCAACTCATCCATACGGCACGACCAGCACGCCCACAGCCTGACACCCTTAAGGCCCGGGCAGCGAGCACGCATCCAAAACCCATCCAGCGGGCGGTGGGATCGGGTGGGAACCGTGCTCGAGCTGTCTGCACCCCGCCAGTATCTTCTACGACTCGACGGTAGTGGGAGAGCGTCCATACGGAATAGACGTCATCTTCGTCCTCTCATCGGTGAACCACAGCTGTCGGATGATTTGACTACGTCCCATACACCTGTGCGCGTCACCACACCACGGCCTCGTCGCACCCAGCGAGCACCAAGGCACCTTGATGATTATGTCTTGAACTCTCCTGTTTAG